CGGATCTGAAGGGCTCGACGGCGCTCTACGAGCGCGTCGGCGATCTCGCCGCCTTCGATCTCGTGCGGGCGCATTTCCATGCGCTGCTCGAGATCATCTCTTCCGAGAAGGGCGCCGTGGTGAAGACGATCGGCGATGCCGTGATGGCCACCTTCGTCCGGCCCGAGCACGCCATCGTCGCGGGCCTGCGGATGCGCGCGGCGATGGACGATCTCAACAAGCGGCGTGGCACCGACGATCTCGTCGTCAAGATCGGCATCCATGAAGGTCCCTGTCTCGCGGTGATGCTCAACGAGCGGCAGGATTATTTCGGCCAGACCGTCAACATCGCCGCCCGCGTGCAGAGCCTGTCGACCGCGCAGGAGATCCACATTACCGGCCCGGTGGCGGATGCGCCGGCGGTCGCCGCACTCCTTCGGCAACGCGAGATCAAGCCAATCCAGAAACAGGCCGCATTGCGCGGCATCGCCGACAAGATGGTGGTGTACGAGATTCCGTGAGGATTTCCGTTGTCGCCCCTGCGAAAGCAGGGGCCCATACCGCGTGATTTCGAGGATGGGCAGGATGGTCATCGCCAATCGAAAGCCTGTGGTTATGGGTCTCCGCGTTCGCGGGGACGACAGCTGGGCTCAGCTTGCTCATCGCGCCCAATGCGTGCCTCTCAGATTGCCGAAACGTAATGCAGCGCGCGGAACTGACGCACGTTGCGCCGGTTGAGTTTGCTGCTCATATAATGCTGGTAGCAACCGCGCCTCGCGGCTGTATCGATCTCGGTAGGACCTTATGCTCGACGGCCTGCGCCAATTTATCGCCGACATCGTCGCCCCCCATGACCAGAGCCGCACATTCGGTGACAGCGACTATCGGTTGGCTGCCACCGCGCTGCTGGTCCACGTGGTCTCGCTGGACGGCCAGCCGAGCGCGGGTGAGCAGCGCAAGCTGCACAGCCTGATCGAAAGCCATTTCGGGCTTGATCGCGGCACTGCGGATCGTCTGATTGCGGACGCAACCCAGGTCGAGGGCGAGGCGGTGGATCTCTATCACTTCACCAGCGTCATCATGCGCTCGCTCGACGAAGACGGCCGCAAGCGCATCGTCCGGATGATGTGGGAGCTGGTCTATGCCGACGGCCAGGTCTCCGAATTCGAAGACAACGTCGTCTGGCGTGCCTCCGACCTGCTCGGGATCTCCCAGCGCGACCGGATCGACCTGAAGCATGCCGTGGCGGAGCGTGCCGGTGGTCAGGTGAAGGACGGCGCCGTCGGCGG
The sequence above is drawn from the Bradyrhizobium amphicarpaeae genome and encodes:
- a CDS encoding TerB family tellurite resistance protein — its product is MLDGLRQFIADIVAPHDQSRTFGDSDYRLAATALLVHVVSLDGQPSAGEQRKLHSLIESHFGLDRGTADRLIADATQVEGEAVDLYHFTSVIMRSLDEDGRKRIVRMMWELVYADGQVSEFEDNVVWRASDLLGISQRDRIDLKHAVAERAGGQVKDGAVGG